The proteins below come from a single Limnobaculum xujianqingii genomic window:
- a CDS encoding aldose epimerase family protein: protein MTMVLDNNPYMAVRQAFDAPWAGPRGPKVVLSKGAIKAVIYPEDGCRLTSLNAFGYELLRQWNPQRRAFQYGCFPMIPWVGRMGNAQLEFEGQRYSLPMNKNPHALHGMACFAPWQIIETSADSATFSFKLEHPWPWRGEVIQRFELQEDALLVSLMVKTENESFPAAAGWHPWFAKWTSDTEYVTQAQPGHEDDELQVSFNADWQEEPGDNELPTGKRIEPQPGPWDDCFGFNNGMSATLLWPGKLQLNMSSAAPSMVVFNKQPDAACVEPLSGPPNSVNTAPTIVTVDRPLVIETRWDISIV from the coding sequence ATGACTATGGTTTTAGATAACAACCCCTATATGGCAGTCAGACAAGCATTTGATGCCCCATGGGCTGGCCCACGTGGGCCAAAAGTGGTACTCAGTAAAGGCGCTATTAAGGCGGTGATATATCCTGAAGATGGCTGTCGTTTAACTTCACTTAATGCATTTGGTTATGAGTTATTGCGCCAGTGGAATCCACAGCGACGTGCTTTTCAATATGGCTGTTTCCCCATGATTCCATGGGTGGGGCGAATGGGAAATGCACAACTGGAGTTTGAGGGGCAGCGTTATTCATTGCCCATGAACAAAAACCCCCATGCTCTGCACGGTATGGCCTGTTTTGCTCCCTGGCAAATTATAGAAACCTCTGCGGATTCAGCCACGTTTAGCTTTAAATTAGAGCATCCCTGGCCTTGGCGTGGCGAGGTGATTCAACGTTTTGAACTACAGGAAGATGCACTGTTGGTCAGCCTGATGGTTAAAACAGAGAATGAATCGTTCCCTGCGGCGGCTGGTTGGCACCCGTGGTTTGCCAAGTGGACTAGTGACACTGAATATGTAACGCAGGCTCAGCCTGGTCATGAGGATGATGAGCTACAGGTTAGCTTTAATGCAGACTGGCAAGAAGAGCCTGGTGATAACGAACTGCCCACTGGCAAACGAATCGAACCACAGCCGGGCCCGTGGGACGACTGTTTCGGCTTCAATAATGGCATGTCTGCCACGTTACTGTGGCCGGGTAAGCTTCAGTTAAACATGTCATCAGCGGCGCCATCGATGGTGGTATTCAATAAACAGCCAGATGCTGCCTGTGTTGAGCCACTGTCCGGACCACCAAATAGCGTGAATACTGCTCCGACGATAGTGACGGTGGATAGGCCATTAGTCATTGAAACTCGCTGGGATATATCGATTGTTTAA
- a CDS encoding multicopper oxidase family protein — translation MNRRLFLTKLAAAVGTMAAAKVMAQPHHMEKMSSGHGMGNMSRHDMGNMPMGGMHNGNLLPESALPKNLPLPDLKKLLNTNDKPGYFSASLTAKPVRVQLTPQVETEFWAYNDQIPGPAIEVFEGDTVEILFKNELPQPTTVHWHGLPVPPDQDGNPQDEVAPGASRVYKFTLPEGCAGTYWYHPHGHNTVAEQAFRGLAGVFIVKPKQDQLSHIPVQNWLISDLKLSEDGQIAPNSMMDWMNGREGQFVLINGASHPEITLNQATRARLWNACSGRYLNLSLNDADIYLIGTDGGLLEQPYKLTTLLLTPGERAEILVVPKKSGTQSLQALAYDRGKMGCTTEEVTRSLASIKLKESSLPELPQKLASLPNIGKASAVKTLEYTETMDMGKGMSGMNFLINGKKHDPKRIDLTSKVGEVEEWEIFNNSHMDHNFHLHGTQFTVVSYQLNGQSRLPEYIGHKDTINLKPNERVRIKLVQQHKGLRMYHCHILEHETLGMMGQLNVI, via the coding sequence ATGAACCGCAGACTATTTTTAACTAAACTTGCAGCGGCAGTAGGCACTATGGCCGCTGCTAAAGTGATGGCACAGCCTCACCATATGGAAAAGATGTCCTCCGGACATGGCATGGGAAACATGTCCCGTCACGATATGGGCAATATGCCAATGGGGGGAATGCATAACGGCAATTTACTGCCAGAATCCGCTTTGCCCAAAAACCTGCCGCTACCAGATTTAAAAAAGCTGCTTAATACCAACGATAAGCCTGGTTATTTCAGCGCATCCCTTACGGCTAAACCGGTTCGGGTACAGTTAACCCCACAGGTAGAAACCGAATTCTGGGCCTATAACGACCAGATCCCCGGCCCTGCCATCGAAGTGTTTGAAGGGGATACGGTAGAAATTCTGTTTAAAAATGAATTACCGCAGCCTACTACCGTACACTGGCACGGATTACCGGTTCCACCGGATCAGGATGGCAACCCGCAAGACGAAGTCGCTCCCGGTGCTTCTCGCGTGTATAAATTCACTCTGCCAGAAGGCTGTGCCGGTACCTATTGGTATCACCCTCATGGACATAACACCGTGGCTGAACAGGCATTTCGTGGTCTGGCCGGAGTATTTATCGTTAAGCCAAAACAGGATCAGCTATCGCATATTCCTGTACAGAACTGGCTAATCTCCGATTTAAAACTCAGTGAAGACGGTCAAATTGCACCAAACTCCATGATGGACTGGATGAACGGTCGGGAGGGGCAGTTTGTTCTGATCAACGGTGCATCACATCCGGAAATCACGCTGAATCAGGCAACCCGTGCCCGCCTGTGGAATGCCTGCTCGGGGCGCTACCTTAATCTGTCGCTGAACGATGCGGATATCTACCTGATTGGTACCGATGGTGGCCTGTTGGAACAGCCTTATAAGCTCACCACCCTGTTGCTAACACCGGGTGAACGAGCTGAAATTCTGGTGGTACCAAAAAAATCCGGCACCCAAAGCCTTCAGGCATTGGCTTACGATCGCGGCAAGATGGGTTGCACTACTGAAGAAGTCACCCGCTCACTGGCATCCATTAAGCTGAAAGAGAGCTCATTGCCTGAATTACCGCAAAAACTGGCCAGTCTGCCAAATATCGGCAAAGCCAGCGCGGTAAAAACGCTGGAATACACCGAAACCATGGATATGGGCAAAGGCATGTCCGGGATGAACTTCCTGATTAACGGTAAAAAACACGATCCAAAACGTATCGATCTCACCAGTAAAGTGGGTGAAGTCGAAGAATGGGAAATCTTCAATAACTCCCATATGGACCATAACTTCCATCTGCACGGCACGCAATTTACCGTGGTCAGCTACCAGCTCAACGGCCAGTCGCGCCTGCCGGAATATATCGGCCATAAAGACACCATTAATCTGAAACCTAATGAGCGAGTACGCATTAAGCTGGTTCAGCAGCATAAAGGCTTACGTATGTATCACTGTCATATTCTGGAGCATGAAACCCTGGGTATGATGGGACAGTTGAATGTGATTTAA
- the lptG gene encoding LPS export ABC transporter permease LptG, producing the protein MFSVLDRYIGRTIFSTIMSTLFLLVSLSGIIKFVDQLRKTGKGDYDALGAGLYTLLSVPKDIETFFPMAALLGALLGLGALATRSELVVMEASGFTRMQIATAVMKTAIPLVLLTMAIGEWVAPIGEQTARNTRAQMMYGSSLLSTRDGIWAKDKNDFIYIQNVVKEDELSGVSIYHFDKQRKLLSVRYAGTATYDKNSNTWQLFQIDQSDLSQPNKIVGTQTLSEEWQTNLTPDKLGVVAMNPESLSASGLYEYSKYLKQSGQESARYQLIFWNKVLSPISVAVMMLMALSFIFGPLRSVPMGIRVVTGISFGFIFYVLDQIFGPLSLVYGVPPFIGALLPSLLFLAISIFLLKQKR; encoded by the coding sequence ATGTTCAGCGTTTTAGACCGTTATATCGGCCGCACCATTTTCAGTACCATCATGAGTACCCTGTTTCTGCTGGTCAGCCTGTCCGGAATCATCAAATTCGTGGATCAGCTGCGTAAAACTGGTAAAGGTGACTATGATGCTCTGGGTGCGGGCCTCTACACCCTGTTAAGCGTACCAAAAGATATCGAAACCTTTTTCCCGATGGCGGCACTACTGGGTGCACTATTAGGATTAGGGGCGCTGGCAACCCGCAGTGAACTGGTGGTGATGGAAGCCTCTGGCTTTACCCGGATGCAGATCGCAACCGCAGTAATGAAAACCGCTATTCCTCTGGTATTGCTTACCATGGCGATTGGCGAATGGGTTGCTCCAATAGGTGAACAAACCGCTCGTAATACCCGCGCTCAAATGATGTACGGTAGTTCACTGCTTTCTACTCGCGACGGAATATGGGCAAAAGATAAAAATGACTTTATCTATATCCAAAACGTAGTGAAAGAAGACGAACTCTCCGGTGTCAGCATTTATCATTTTGATAAACAACGTAAGCTGCTGTCGGTACGCTATGCCGGTACCGCCACTTACGATAAAAACAGCAATACCTGGCAGCTATTCCAGATAGATCAATCCGACCTCAGCCAGCCAAATAAAATTGTGGGTACTCAAACCCTCAGTGAAGAATGGCAAACCAACCTGACGCCGGACAAGCTGGGGGTAGTCGCCATGAACCCGGAATCCCTGTCCGCCAGCGGGCTGTATGAATACAGTAAATATCTGAAGCAAAGTGGACAAGAATCTGCACGCTATCAGCTGATTTTCTGGAACAAGGTGCTGTCACCCATATCGGTGGCAGTAATGATGCTGATGGCGCTGTCCTTTATTTTTGGTCCATTGCGCAGCGTGCCAATGGGTATTCGGGTGGTCACCGGTATCAGCTTTGGTTTCATCTTCTATGTGCTTGACCAAATTTTTGGTCCGCTCAGTCTGGTATATGGTGTACCGCCATTTATCGGCGCGTTATTACCAAGCCTGCTGTTTTTGGCTATCAGTATTTTCCTGCTTAAACAAAAACGCTAA
- the lptF gene encoding LPS export ABC transporter permease LptF, producing MIIIRYLIRETFKSQIAILFILLLIFFCQKLVRVLSMAVEGDIPTNLIFSLLGLGIPEMAQLILPLSLFLGILMTFSKLYSESEITVMHACGLSKNVLLIAALALSILTGAAAGINSAWLGPLSAVSQERIIADAKANPSLGALVEGQFQPSQDGNAVLFVGKVEGNEFTDVFLAQLRPSGNQRPSVVVADKGHIVEDPTGNQRIFLDTGTRYEGTALLRDFRITDFTHYQAVIGHQEAMFDDSDVEQASMSSLMASDSHQAKAELNWRLTLIISVPLMALLVVPLSEVNPRQGRVVSMLPAMLLYLIYFLLQSSLKSNASRGKIDPMIWVWVVNLGYLALGILLNLWDSIPSRRLRARLRGAV from the coding sequence TTGATAATCATTAGATATCTGATCCGGGAGACATTCAAGAGTCAAATCGCAATCCTGTTTATCCTACTTCTGATCTTTTTCTGTCAGAAGCTGGTACGGGTTTTGTCGATGGCTGTTGAGGGAGATATCCCGACGAACTTAATTTTTTCTTTGCTGGGCCTCGGTATTCCCGAGATGGCGCAACTCATTCTGCCTCTGAGCTTATTCTTAGGCATTTTGATGACCTTCAGTAAGCTGTACTCGGAGAGTGAAATCACCGTGATGCATGCCTGCGGCTTAAGCAAAAACGTATTATTGATTGCCGCACTGGCTCTCTCGATACTGACTGGCGCTGCTGCCGGGATAAACTCAGCCTGGCTAGGGCCATTGTCCGCAGTGAGTCAGGAACGAATTATTGCCGATGCCAAAGCCAACCCAAGTTTAGGCGCTCTGGTTGAAGGGCAATTTCAGCCATCTCAGGATGGCAACGCGGTGCTATTTGTTGGCAAAGTAGAAGGCAACGAATTTACTGATGTTTTTCTGGCGCAGTTACGCCCTTCAGGCAATCAGCGTCCTTCGGTTGTAGTGGCAGATAAAGGCCATATCGTTGAAGATCCAACCGGCAATCAGCGTATCTTTTTAGATACCGGCACCCGTTATGAAGGCACCGCCCTGTTGCGTGACTTTCGCATTACCGATTTCACCCACTATCAGGCAGTTATCGGACATCAGGAAGCCATGTTTGATGACAGTGACGTAGAGCAAGCCAGCATGTCCTCACTGATGGCCTCAGACAGCCATCAGGCTAAGGCCGAGTTGAACTGGCGTTTAACGCTGATTATCTCTGTGCCATTGATGGCTCTGCTGGTAGTACCGCTAAGTGAAGTGAATCCACGTCAGGGTCGCGTAGTCAGTATGCTACCGGCAATGCTGCTGTATTTAATCTACTTCCTGCTGCAAAGCTCATTAAAATCGAATGCCAGCCGTGGAAAAATCGATCCGATGATCTGGGTTTGGGTGGTTAATCTTGGCTATTTAGCCTTGGGTATTTTACTAAATCTGTGGGATAGCATACCTTCCCGCCGCCTGCGTGCCCGGCTGAGAGGAGCGGTTTAA